Proteins from one Malassezia vespertilionis chromosome 2, complete sequence genomic window:
- the MEX67 gene encoding nuclear mRNA export, poly(A)+RNA binding protein (BUSCO:EOG09263MNN; antiSMASH:Cluster_1; EggNog:ENOG503NUI3; COG:A), whose protein sequence is MPRHSQRPRSLIGGALRGAGLALDEQKDASTARMPIDEEDTAKSRAQRRKTARSAAGPVGGRPPKRGVNINSLARPANQAHGRNKSLGAHTIGAVQDVAPQTNVVETLRGFLQSRWDAANCLLNLENMQDDPILAAANIRPPGAPGAHRDIGTAIWKLSGDMFPSMITLSLAGNGLSTLQPLSSLAQYLPKLANLSLERNELRWARDLDVLASKKHGLDALQELVLISNPMQQNAVDAGNEDGYRRDVLAKFPGLRILDMKPVSSVEHGFSQLFRGRASKKAGPEAAQVPLRNFPLQTKPGFIDGDAAQVVPEFLSLFFARYDQDRALLAPVYSEHALFSLSLNSSPPPRARAQRLMHTMPHQKELVLDRYIALGSRNILRSHTAKALLRTLHQGSRAIVAFQQRLPHTTHPLHDASKFVVDAWVLPNVDVQAQTSATEKPDALLFISVHGEFSEAPSQGLRSFDRVFIVAPTAPDSQAAQHGWPCLIVSDTLTIRHYSSSAAWAPDTLPTGPVTGPNVAPDAPAAGPLPAYLQSQEPFPNISPEQHTLALQLAAQTRLLYPMAVQCLADNAWDPARALANFSALQASHAIPATAFVPT, encoded by the coding sequence ATGCCGAGGCATTCGCAGCGCCCGCGTTCACTGATTGggggcgcgctgcgtggaGCAGGACTTGCGTTGGACGAGCAGAAGGACGCAAGTACAGCGCGCATGCCGATAGACGAGGAAGATACGGccaagagccgcgcgcagcggcgaaaAACCGCAcggagcgccgcgggcCCCGTCGGCGGCAGGCcgccgaagcgcggcgtgaaCATCAACAGCCTTGCGCGTCCTGCGAACCAGGCGCACGGACGAAACAAATCGCTGGGCGCACACACGATCGGCGCTGTCCAAGacgttgcgccgcagacgAATGTCGTCGAGACGCTCCGTGGTTTCCTCCAGTCGCGCTGGGACGCTGCGAATTGCCTGCTCAACTTGGAAAACATGCAAGATGATCCCATCCTTGCTGCTGCGAATATACGGCCGCcgggcgcgccgggcgcgcaCCGCGATATCGGCACCGCGATATGGAAGCTTAGCGGGGACATGTTTCCGAGCATGATTACGCTCTCTCTTGCGGGGAATGGTCtgagcacgctgcagccTCTGTCAAGTCTTGCACAGTACCTGCCCAAGCTTGCGAACCTGTcgctggagcgcaacgagctgcgctgggcgcgcgaTCTGGACGTGCTCGCCTCGAAAAAGCACGggctcgacgcgctccagGAGCTTGTACTGATCAGCAATCCCATGCAGCAGAATGCAGTCGATGCTGGCAACGAGGATGGGTACAGACGCGATGTCCTTGCCAAGTTTCCCGGGCTCCGCATCCTCGACATGAAGCCCGTCTCGAGCGTCGAGCACGGGTTTTCCCAGCTCTTCCGCGGGCGCGCATCGAAAAAGGCAGGGCCagaggcggcgcaggtaCCACTGCGCAACTTTCCGCTGCAAACCAAGCCGGGATTCATTGACGGGGACGCGGCCCAGGTCGTGCCCGAGTTTCTCTCCTTGTTTTTTGCGCGCTACGACCAGGACCGCGCGTTGCTTGCGCCCGTTTACAGCGAACATGCACTCTTCTCCCTCAGTCTCAACTCCAGTCCGCCGCCTCGTGCTCGTGCACAGCGGCTGATGCATACCATGCCACATCAAAAAGAGCTCGTGCTCGACCGCTACATTGCGCTCGGCTCGCGTAACATCCTTCGCTCGCACACCGCCAAAGCACTGCTCCGCACCCTGCACCAGGGCAGCCGCGCTATTGTAGCGTTCCAGCAGCGGCTGCCCCACACGACGCACccgctgcacgacgcgtCCAAGTTTGTCGTAGATGCCTGGGTGCTTCCCAATGTCGATGTGCAGGCACAGACAAGCGCCACAGAAAAGCCAGATGCGCTCCTGTTCATCAGTGTGCACGGCGAGTTTAGCGAGGCACCTTCCCAAGGACTCCGCTCTTTTGACCGCGTATTTATCGTTGCACCCACCGCGCCGGACTCGCaagccgcacagcacggcTGGCCATGCTTGATCGTCTCGGATACGCTCACCATCCGCCACTACTCGAGCTCCGCAGCATGGGCGCCCGACACGCTGCCCACCGGGCCCGTCACCGGGCCCAACGTAgcgcccgacgcgccggcCGCCGGCCCCCTTCCTGCCTACCTGCAGTCACAGGAGCCATTTCCCAACATTTCCCCGGAGCAGCACACACTTGCACTGCAACTTGCCGCACAGACGCGGCTCTTGTATCCCATGGCGGTGCAATGCTTGGCCGACAATGCGTGGGAtcccgcgcgcgcgctcgcgaaTTTcagtgcgctgcaggcctCGCACGCGATCCCTGCAACGGCTTTTGTACCTACATAG